One genomic segment of Hordeum vulgare subsp. vulgare chromosome 2H, MorexV3_pseudomolecules_assembly, whole genome shotgun sequence includes these proteins:
- the LOC123428778 gene encoding E3 ubiquitin-protein ligase RNF14-like, translated as MAADSIRTASSSPPPRHRGPTHEFSHEASSSCAAGAQPVPCDSRAVEDVLDIDSPWVAAAEAGSRLDGAAVAESEADQNEIQINQERQEGELMALEAIYAGDLVQFESKGGLRYFQICIRYDLHDGAQVCARLSSATEYTKHGGCADDDTEQHDAAPDEFSYTCNFEYLPPLILTCLLPKSYPSKEPPNFTITAKWMDGPDVSQLCGMLDTIWAELPGQEVVYQWVEWIRNYSLSNLWFDGKIFLGQDNQRHNGDPRAISRSLPLESVVPSMLSYSSKKRYQAFLEDLHMCMICLNQTKGSNFIKLPCQHLYCVKCMETLCRLHVKEGTLFQLVCPDTKCNASLPHYLLKRLLSKEEFERWDRLALEKALDSMADVVYCPKCVVGCVEDEDNNAECPKCSFTFCGFCKELWHPGKQCLTPEQKLQRRKGSGRMTERQVAQELANIRELYKDVRVCPKCRIAIAKSEGCNKMVCGNCGQFFCFRCGKGIRGYDHFTNCRLFEPHDITDFEREMDELQFGNQMRNQLKPVGAMVRCPRCRSMTFKDDEKYIFCVACGASTCTMCKRTIESRRMQQGHWGSSECY; from the exons ATGGCTGCAGATTCCATCCGCACCGCGTCATCGTCACCGCCGCCACGCCACCGCGGCCCCACCCATGAATTCTCACACGAGGCGTCCTCCTCATGCGCTGCGGGGGCGCAGCCGGTGCCCTGTGATAGCCGCGCCGTGGAGGACGTGCTCGACATTGACTCTCCGTGGGTCGCGGCGGCAGAGGCTGGCTCGAGGCTGGATGGAGCCGCGGTGGCTGAGAGCGAGGCGGACCAAAACGAGATACAAATCAACCAGGAGCGACAGGAGGGCGAG CTGATGGCATTGGAAGCAATATACGCGGGTGACCTTGTTCAATTTGAAAGCAAAGGAGGGCTCCGCTATTTCCAG ATTTGCATACGTTACGATCTTCATGATGGAGCTCAAGTGTGTGCCAGGCTTTCTTCTGCCACTGAATATACAAAACATGGAGGATGTGCTGATGATGATACAGAACAACATGATGCTGCACCTGATGAATTCTCCTACACCTGCAACTTTGAGTACTTGCCTCCTTTGATATTGACATGCCTACTTCCAAAATCGTATCCTAGCAAAGAGCCCCCAAATTTTACTATAACCGCTAAATGGATGGATGGGCCTGATGTTTCTCAACTCTGTGGGATGCTTGATACCATTTGGGCAGAGCTGCCGGGGCAGGAAGTGGTATATCAATGGGTCGAGTGGATACGCAATTATTCATTGTCAAATCTCTGGTTTGATGGAAAAATATTCTTAGGTCAAGATAATCAGAGACACAACGGAGATCCGCGTGCAATCTCAAGAAGTCTCCCATTGGAGTCTGTGGTCCCTTCCATGCTCAGCTACAGTAGCAAGAAACGTTACCAAGCTTTTCTTGAGGATCTCCATATGTGCATGATATGCCTTAACCAGACCAAAG GTTCAAACTTCATCAAGCTTCCGTGTCAGCACTTGTATTGCGTTAAGTGCATGGAAACGTTATGCAGGTTGCATGTGAAGGAAGGCACTTTGTTTCAGTTAGTATGCCCTGACACCAAGTGCAATGCTTCCCTTCCACACTATCTGTTAAAGAGGCTTCTTAGCAAAGAAGAGTTTGAACGCTGGGATAGGCTTGCTCTTGAGAAAGCGTTGGACTCGATGGCAGACGTGGTTTACTGCCCAAAGTGTGTGGTGGGTTGCGTGGAGGATGAGGATAACAATGCGGAATGTCCGAAATGTTCATTTACCTTTTGTGGGTTTTGCAAGGAATTATGGCATCCAGGGAAGCAGTGTCTAACTCCAGAACAAAAGCTCCAACGCCGGAAG GGGTCAGGAAGGATGACTGAGAGGCAGGTGGCTCAAGAACTAGCGAACATCAGAGAGTTATACAAAGATGTTCGGGTGTGTCCGAAATGCCGAATTGCCATCGCCAAAAGTGAAGGCTGCAACAAAATGGTGTGTGGAAATTGTGGACAGTTCTTTTGCTTCCGGTGCGGGAAGGGGATCCGTGGCTATGATCATTTCAC GAACTGTCGTCTCTTTGAGCCTCATGATATAACAGACTTTGAGAGAGAAATGGACGAACTGCAATTTGGAAACCAGATGCGGAATCAGTTGAAACCAGTAGGCGCCATGGTGAGATGTCCAAGGTGTCGTTCAATGACTTTCAAG GATGACGAGAAATATATCTTTTGTGTGGCGTGCGGAGCAAGTACTTGCACAATGTGCAAACGGACGATCGAGAGTAGGAGGATGCAGCAGGGGCATTGGGGGTCATCAGAATGCTACTAG